One segment of Arcanobacterium haemolyticum DSM 20595 DNA contains the following:
- a CDS encoding cell division protein SepF, translating to MGIFDRIAAKATPYEDDAEYETYDQYSDENYYEDETEVAPLHSIPSMPEVARIVTVWVSDFKDVKDFATEYRQGLPVILNLSDATNDDRKRIVDFALGLVFGLEGAFSRISEDVFLLTPHSVKLDAMGTDEPHNFG from the coding sequence ATGGGAATTTTTGATCGGATTGCCGCAAAGGCAACGCCTTATGAAGACGACGCCGAATACGAAACCTACGATCAGTACAGTGATGAAAACTATTATGAAGATGAAACAGAGGTAGCTCCCTTGCATTCGATTCCATCGATGCCTGAAGTTGCGCGTATCGTCACTGTGTGGGTATCTGATTTCAAGGATGTTAAGGACTTTGCCACGGAATACCGTCAAGGTTTGCCAGTTATCCTCAACCTCTCCGATGCTACGAACGATGATCGTAAGCGGATCGTCGATTTCGCGCTTGGACTTGTGTTCGGTTTGGAAGGTGCGTTCTCTCGCATTTCTGAAGACGTTTTCTTGCTTACTCCGCACTCTGTCAAGCTAGATGCGATGGGTACGGACGAACCGCATAACTTTGGGTGA
- a CDS encoding YggT family protein: MAFILYPIIWACSLYTFVLLARVVVDLVLSVMRDWRPAGAAVVIINVVYVLTDPPLRIINRYIPPLRLGGVALDLGFIVLFIGVRMLQNLAIVLLQV, encoded by the coding sequence ATGGCGTTTATTCTCTATCCAATTATTTGGGCGTGTAGTTTATATACATTCGTTCTGCTCGCCCGCGTCGTGGTAGATCTTGTGTTGTCGGTCATGCGTGATTGGCGACCTGCTGGTGCGGCTGTTGTGATCATTAATGTGGTTTATGTGCTCACTGATCCACCACTGCGAATAATTAACAGGTATATCCCTCCATTGCGCCTTGGTGGCGTGGCGTTGGATCTTGGGTTTATTGTGCTCTTTATCGGGGTGCGTATGCTTCAAAATCTGGCGATTGTTCTCTTACAGGTCTAA
- a CDS encoding DivIVA domain-containing protein has translation MAQLTEQDVVNKQFKEPASIAEGYDQDDVDFFLDEVAETIAKLTAEKTELEEKLARAEARVTELENAQGIAGPQASAVAPSDPASTTSFASVGDNEAFQATSVLAMAKQLHDKFVADGKAENERLIAEGEAEKVRIVTEAEDIHNRTLTKLEEERSLIERKIAELRDFERDYRTRLKSYLESLLHNVDSNQQ, from the coding sequence ATGGCTCAGCTCACTGAACAAGATGTCGTAAACAAGCAGTTCAAGGAGCCCGCTTCCATCGCGGAAGGCTATGATCAGGACGATGTCGATTTCTTCTTGGATGAAGTCGCTGAGACTATCGCAAAGCTTACCGCTGAAAAGACTGAGCTTGAAGAAAAGCTCGCTCGTGCAGAAGCTCGCGTAACTGAATTGGAGAACGCTCAAGGTATCGCTGGGCCACAGGCTTCGGCAGTTGCACCTTCCGATCCTGCTTCTACCACATCTTTCGCGTCCGTTGGTGATAACGAAGCCTTCCAAGCAACGTCCGTTTTGGCAATGGCCAAGCAGTTGCACGATAAGTTCGTTGCAGATGGCAAGGCAGAAAACGAACGCCTGATCGCTGAAGGTGAAGCTGAGAAAGTTCGTATCGTCACCGAGGCTGAGGACATTCACAACCGTACACTCACCAAGCTGGAAGAAGAGCGTTCGCTCATCGAACGCAAGATTGCAGAACTTCGCGATTTCGAACGCGATTACCGTACTCGTCTCAAGAGCTACCTCGAATCCCTCCTCCACAACGTGGATTCGAACCAGCAGTAA
- the lspA gene encoding signal peptidase II, whose amino-acid sequence MSKKNVMFAAIVAAIVVALDQASKVWALHALSGGETIQILGDALSLRLSFNPGAAFSFLEDSTWVFTIVASLFVVGVPFLIRKVHTRSLLVAGAVIWGGALGNLIDRLFRAPGFPNGHVVDFIKYSDWFIGNVADIALVIGVVVMLIIELCTPEARTVEEEK is encoded by the coding sequence GTGTCGAAAAAGAATGTGATGTTCGCGGCGATCGTAGCCGCCATTGTTGTTGCCCTTGATCAAGCCTCTAAAGTCTGGGCTTTGCATGCCTTATCTGGCGGCGAAACAATCCAGATACTTGGAGATGCTCTTAGCTTGCGGCTCTCATTCAACCCAGGTGCTGCCTTTTCTTTCTTAGAAGACTCTACATGGGTGTTCACAATTGTTGCGTCTCTCTTCGTGGTGGGTGTGCCGTTCTTGATTCGTAAGGTTCACACCCGTTCGCTCCTTGTAGCTGGCGCTGTTATATGGGGCGGAGCACTAGGTAACCTCATTGATCGATTATTTAGAGCGCCAGGTTTTCCTAACGGTCACGTTGTTGATTTCATCAAATATTCTGATTGGTTTATTGGAAACGTGGCAGATATTGCGCTGGTGATCGGTGTGGTTGTCATGCTGATCATCGAATTGTGTACTCCGGAAGCGCGAACTGTGGAGGAGGAAAAGTAA
- a CDS encoding RluA family pseudouridine synthase, whose translation MNSYFIPDGFAGDRLDAALAKMTGLSRSRIADLIASGDVYLDGVIPGKSDRVNAGAMVMINIPAPASVEPELTPVEGMGVLYEDDDIIVVDKPVGVAAHASQNFEGPNVLGALLAAGVRLTTSGPQERMGIVHRLDVGTTGAMVVAKSELAYTMLKRAFRDRTVTKIYHALVQGHPDPMNGTVEAPIGRDHRHQWKMGVRADGKHSVTHYDTIEAMAGASLLEVHLETGRTHQIRVHMSALRHPCVGDDMYGADPRLSAKLGLERQWLHAVRLGFDHPRTGHYIEVESAYPADLQHALDTMRDGIL comes from the coding sequence ATGAATTCCTACTTCATCCCAGATGGCTTCGCGGGAGATCGGTTGGATGCTGCGCTCGCTAAAATGACTGGGCTTTCTCGGTCACGGATTGCCGACCTGATTGCATCTGGCGATGTCTACCTTGACGGGGTGATCCCAGGAAAGTCTGATCGAGTGAACGCGGGTGCTATGGTGATGATTAATATTCCTGCACCGGCATCGGTTGAACCTGAGCTCACCCCAGTAGAAGGAATGGGGGTGCTCTACGAAGATGATGACATCATTGTGGTAGACAAGCCAGTAGGCGTTGCCGCCCACGCATCACAAAACTTCGAAGGCCCTAATGTTCTGGGCGCTTTGCTTGCAGCCGGGGTCCGGCTCACTACATCAGGCCCGCAAGAACGTATGGGTATCGTTCACCGGCTTGATGTTGGTACCACAGGCGCCATGGTTGTTGCGAAGTCCGAATTGGCATACACGATGCTTAAACGCGCTTTCCGTGATCGCACAGTTACCAAGATTTATCATGCACTTGTGCAAGGGCATCCAGATCCAATGAACGGCACGGTGGAAGCACCGATTGGGCGCGATCACCGGCATCAGTGGAAGATGGGAGTGCGTGCAGACGGCAAGCATTCAGTGACTCACTATGACACGATCGAAGCTATGGCCGGTGCTAGCCTTCTAGAAGTCCACTTAGAAACCGGGCGTACTCACCAGATTCGTGTTCATATGAGCGCATTACGGCACCCGTGTGTGGGAGACGACATGTACGGTGCTGATCCGCGGCTCTCTGCGAAACTTGGGTTGGAGCGTCAGTGGTTACATGCAGTTCGGTTAGGGTTCGACCATCCACGAAC